A part of Brassica rapa cultivar Chiifu-401-42 chromosome A05, CAAS_Brap_v3.01, whole genome shotgun sequence genomic DNA contains:
- the LOC103874898 gene encoding uncharacterized protein LOC103874898 produces MCNILQIASGVSSAISRANPGTLAEIHAIYDAGVGHRFKYMFLALRASIDGFRHMRNVIIIDGAHLRGKYAGCLLTASAQNGNYQVFPIAVGIVDGENDNAWEWFLKMLLQFIPNEDNVVFISDRHSSIYKAISKVYPAEKHCACILHLKRNIQTYFKNKHLSYLVGKAAMAFQLSEFYTTFNEIKNINPTCAEYLLDIGLEHWARAHCSGNRYNLMTSNVAETWNSVLRNAREYPILHLVEYIRSKLMKWYAERHDVTQHPNLRLTPRVTSIVEENFEISGWMLVCQINAGEFDVKDKDGISYHVNLHTKSCSCFSFQTLLIPCPHAIAAAIKEKSSIESLVSDFYTIDTLVAAYAGNILPISSEVNPSIEGTEGESESIQICPPTNRRPPGRPRKSRILSTGEIRVSSLP; encoded by the exons ATGTGCAACATCCTACAAATTGCTTCCGGAGTATCTTCAGCGATTAGTAGAGCAAATCCAGGGACTTTAGCCGAAATCCATGCAATATACGATGCTGGAGTCGGTCATAGGTTCAAATACATGTTTTTAGCTCTTCGTGCCAGTATTGATGGATTCAGGCATATGCGTAATGTTATTATAATTGACGGAGCTCATTTGAGAGGGAAATATGCTGGTTGCTTACTAACCGCTTCAGCTCAGAATGGAAATTACCAGGTTTTCCCTATTGCGGTGGGAATTGTTGACGGTGAAAATGACAATGCATGGGAGTGGTTCCTAAAGATGCTTTTGCAATTCATTCCAAACGAGGACAATGTTGTATTCATTTCAGACAGACACTCATCCATATACAAAGCAATTTCAAAG GTGTATCCAGCAGAAAAGCATTGCGCTTGTATTTTACATCTGAAACGCAACATCCAAACttatttcaaaaacaaacaTCTCAGTTACTTGGTGGGCAAGGCAGCCATGGCCTTTCAACTCAGCGAGTTTTACACAACATTCAATGAAATAAAGAACATAAATCCTACATGTGCTGAATACCTATTAGATATCGGTTTAGAGCACTGGGCCCGTGCTCATTGCTCTGGAAATCGGTACAACCTCATGACAAGCAATGTAGCAGAGACATGGAATTCTGTTCTTCGAAATGCAAGAGAGTATCCGATACTACATTTGGTCGAGTACATCCGTTCTAAACTGATGAAATGGTACGCAGAAAGACATGATGTAACACAACATCCCAATCTTAGATTAACTCCACGTGTGACCAGTATTGTggaagaaaattttgaaattagcgGTTGGATGCTTGTTTGCCAGATTAACGCTGGTGAGTTCGATGTAAAAGACAAAGACGGAATATCTTACCATGTTAACCTACACACCAAATCTTGCAGCTGTTTCTCATTTCAGACGCTCCTCATTCCTTGCCCCCATGCCATTGCGGCGGCAATCAAAGAGAAATCAAGTATTGAATCGCTGGTTTCCGATTTTTACACTATTGACACTCTAGTTGCTGCATATGCCGGGAATATATTACCTATAAGCAGCGAGGTCAATCCAAGTATCGAAGGGACAGAAGGTGAAAGTGAGTCCATCCAAATATGCCCACCCACAAATCGTCGTCCACCAGGGAGACCTCGCAAAAGCCGGATCTTGTCTACTGGAGAAATAAGGGTAAGCAGCTTACCTTga
- the LOC103874786 gene encoding protein MOS2 has protein sequence MKLSFSLPSKSKPKVTAAGAVDDGTSKEFVTEFDPSKTQADSTPKHVIPPIDNTWRPHKKMKNLDLPLQSGNTGSGLEFEPEVPLTGSQENITYGLKLRQKAKDDEEEEDRNLAPIEQLMMQSLRKDLESLADDPTLEDFESVPVEGFGAALMAGYGWKPGKGIGKNAKDDVQIKEYKRWTAKEGLGFDLDKSKLVVDKVKESVKLDVNGGDLFFVGKEVRIVAGRDMGLKGKIVEKLGNDLFALKLSGSEDEVRVGLSDVADLGSREEERCLKELKDKEKDKKASKRSRGTERVSRNEVRVSEKHDRGERRVKKPSWLRSHIKVRIVSKDFKSGRLYLKKGKVVDVVGPTTCDIMMDETQELVQGVDQELLETALPRRGGPVLILLGKHKGVYGNLVEKDLDKETGVVRDLDNHKMLDVRLEQVAEYMGDMDDVEY, from the coding sequence ATGaagctctctttctctctcccttCCAAATCGAAACCCAAAGTCACAGCCGCCGGCGCCGTCGATGACGGTACAAGCAAAGAGTTCGTCACGGAATTCGATCCTTCGAAAACCCAAGCTGATTCCACTCCCAAACACGTCATCCCTCCGATCGACAACACATGGAGGCCtcacaagaagatgaagaatctCGATCTCCCGCTCCAATCCGGCAACACCGGTTCGGGTCTCGAATTCGAACCCGAGGTTCCTTTAACCGGTTCCCAGGAGAACATCACCTACGGTTTGAAGCTGCGTCAGAAAGCAAaggacgacgaagaagaagaagatcggaACCTAGCTCCGATAGAGCAGCTTATGATGCAGAGTTTGAGGAAAGATCTGGAGTCGCTTGCTGATGACCCGACCTTAGAGGACTTCGAGAGCGTTCCTGTGGAGGGTTTTGGAGCTGCGTTGATGGCTGGGTATGGGTGGAAGCCTGGCAAGGGGATTGGTAAGAACGCTAAAGATGATGTCCAGATTAAGGAGTACAAACGCTGGACTGCTAAGGAAGGTTTAGGTTTCGATCTTGATAAGTCTAAGCTTGTTGTTGATAAAGTTAAAGAAAGTGTGAAACTTGATGTTAATGGTGGggatcttttttttgttggaaaaGAAGTTCGGATCGTTGCTGGTAGAGATATGGGATTAAAGGGTAAGATTGTGGAGAAGCTTGGTAATGATTTGTTTGCTTTGAAGCTCTCTGGAAGTGAAGATGAAGTGAGAGTTGGTTTGAGTGATGTAGCAGATTTGGGTTCCCGGGAAGAAGAACGGTGTTTAAAAGAGTTGAAAGACAAGGAGAAAGATAAGAAAGCGAGTAAACGAAGCAGAGGAACAGAGAGAGTGAGTAGAAATGAAGTTAGAGTCAGTGAGAAGCATGATAGAGGTGAGAGGAGAGTTAAGAAGCCCTCATGGCTCAGGAGTCATATAAAGGTGAGAATAGTGAGCAAGGATTTTAAAAGTGGGAGGCTGTATCTGAAGAAAGGGAAAGTTGTTGATGTTGTCGGACCAACGACCTGTGATATCATGATGGACGAGACGCAAGAGTTGGTTCAAGGGGTTGATCAGGAGCTGCTGGAGACGGCACTGCCTAGGCGAGGAGGACCGGTTTTGATTCTGTTGGGGAAACATAAGGGCGTCTATGGGAATTTGGTTGAGAAAGATTTGGATAAAGAAACTGGTGTGGTTCGTGACTTAGACAACCACAAGATGCTTGATGTTAGACTTGAACAAGTTGCTGAGTACATGGGCGATATGGATGATGTTGAATACTGA
- the LOC103874785 gene encoding uncharacterized protein LOC103874785, with amino-acid sequence MEEYLQCMKTLRSQMTDVEDHAAKVSVEEQMQITTIDTLQKDLDHALCETKRLKEETDQKTRTKGELCSQILGKQRKISSMESDSANLAQSLELILQERDSISAKLVSKRSNYIKTAEEAKTKLEEQKGWFVSHMSNETGQQRQKEKSRKNLMGLSDSARAKLDQAKQMRSELIQENSKIKLSIENVKNKINDFKPELMPLDIKILEEEYTALLSDESGEAEYLHSLQRQAEKLKGISYIAKCGCGEEYSVGLY; translated from the exons ATGGAGGAGTATCTACAGTGTATGAAGACTCTCCGATCGCAAATGACTG ATGTGGAGGATCACGCGGCGAAAGTCTCCGTCGAGGAGCAGATGCAGATTACCACAATCGATACCTTGCAGAAAGATCTCGATCATG CATTGTGTGAGACAAAGAGACTCAAAGAAGAGACGGATCAGAAGACGAGGACTAAAGGCGAACTATGCTCACAGATTCTTGGAAAGCAGAGAAAGATTTCGTCAATGGAATCTGATTCAGCAAATCTTGCACAG AGTCTGGAGCTTATCCTACAAGAACGAGACAGTATATCTGCAAAGCTTGTATCCAAACG TTCTAACTATATAAAGACTGCAGAGGAAGCTAAAACCAAACTAGAGGAGCAGAAG GGCTGGTTTGTTTCCCATATGAGCAATGAAACTGGCCAACAAAGACAG AAAGAAAAATCAAGGAAAAACCTGATGGGATTGTCAGATTCTGCTAGAGCAAAGCTTGATCAAGCAAAACAGATGAGATCCGAACTTATCCAGGAAAATTCCAAG ATCAAGCTATCAATTGAGAATGTGAAGAACAAGATTAATGATTTCAAG CCAGAGTTAATGCCATTGGATATTAAGATTCTAGAAGAGGAATACACCGCACTCTTGTCAGATGAATCTGGAGAGGCAGAGTATTTACATTCGCTGCAGAGACAGGCTGAGAAACTGAAG GGGATATCTTACATTGCTAAATGCGGTTGTGGAGAGGAATACAGTGTTGGTCTATATTAG